One Acidimicrobiia bacterium genomic region harbors:
- a CDS encoding DoxX family protein has product MGSVTLLLAFLLGLLFLSTGALKLMVPHEQAAVRLGWVSDLPPNRYRLAGWLEIAGGVGLMFPTMVQAIDRLTALAAVGLAILMSLAAGLHVRRREWIPAIGTLALAAALVAIAADSA; this is encoded by the coding sequence GTGGGTTCGGTCACCCTGCTCCTGGCTTTTCTTCTAGGCCTGTTGTTCCTGTCGACGGGCGCCTTGAAGCTGATGGTTCCCCACGAGCAGGCGGCCGTCCGTCTCGGCTGGGTCTCCGATTTGCCGCCCAATCGATATCGCCTGGCCGGCTGGTTGGAGATTGCGGGCGGAGTCGGGCTCATGTTCCCGACGATGGTTCAGGCGATCGACCGCCTCACCGCTCTGGCAGCCGTGGGTCTGGCGATTCTGATGTCGCTCGCCGCCGGTCTCCATGTTCGCCGTCGAGAGTGGATACCGGCGATCGGCACCCTGGCGTTGGCGGCCGCACTCGTAGCCATCGCCGCCGATTCGGCGTGA
- a CDS encoding LLM class F420-dependent oxidoreductase, whose amino-acid sequence MHLGVLIFPTDTTLQPVELARAVEERGFESLWFPEHSHIPTSRVTPWGGRQAAPPLPDHYWHTHDQFVALAAAAAVTTTLKLATGITLVAQRDPLWLAKEVASLDVISGGRVLFGVGYGWNKEEMADHGIRYTDRRAIIRESILAMKELWTKDEAEYHGEFVDFEKSWSWPKPIQKPHPPVILGGDAGPKTMRDIVEYCDGWMPIAGRHSFRDKVDQLRRLAEESGRDPDSIELALFQAPAKAEVLEPLAESGVARAVLALPQGPPGEVLDALDSFVPLLDAVGR is encoded by the coding sequence ATGCATCTCGGAGTCCTGATATTTCCCACGGATACAACCCTGCAACCGGTCGAACTGGCCCGGGCGGTGGAGGAGCGGGGCTTCGAGTCGCTCTGGTTTCCCGAGCACAGCCATATTCCGACCAGCCGTGTCACTCCGTGGGGAGGGCGTCAGGCGGCGCCACCGCTCCCGGACCATTACTGGCACACTCACGATCAGTTCGTGGCACTGGCCGCCGCAGCCGCGGTCACCACAACCCTGAAACTGGCAACCGGCATCACCCTCGTTGCGCAGCGGGATCCGCTCTGGCTGGCCAAGGAGGTTGCCTCCCTGGACGTCATCTCGGGTGGACGGGTGCTCTTCGGCGTGGGATATGGTTGGAACAAAGAGGAAATGGCCGACCACGGAATCCGCTATACGGATCGTCGGGCGATCATCCGCGAGAGCATTCTGGCCATGAAGGAGTTGTGGACGAAGGACGAAGCCGAGTACCACGGAGAGTTCGTCGACTTCGAGAAGAGCTGGTCGTGGCCCAAGCCGATTCAGAAGCCGCATCCACCTGTGATTCTCGGCGGTGACGCGGGACCGAAGACCATGCGCGACATCGTCGAATACTGCGACGGGTGGATGCCGATCGCCGGCCGGCATTCGTTCCGTGACAAGGTGGATCAGCTCCGGCGCCTGGCCGAGGAATCGGGCCGCGACCCCGATTCGATCGAACTCGCCCTCTTCCAGGCCCCGGCGAAGGCGGAGGTATTGGAGCCGCTCGCCGAATCGGGAGTTGCCCGTGCGGTCCTGGCGCTCCCGCAGGGACCTCCGGGAGAGGTTCTCGACGCTCTCGATTCGTTCGTTCCCCTGCTGGATGCGGTCGGCCGCTAG
- a CDS encoding glycoside hydrolase family 13 protein, with translation MTTPIDRPPAWVSDAIFYQIFPDRFASSDRVEKPPNLETWDDPPTVFGYKGGDLPGIVEHLDYIEDLGVNALYLNPIFASASNHRYHTWDYFRVDPMLGGDDAFDDLLAECHNRGIRVVIDGVFNHCGRGFLQFNDLLENGRSSAWIDWFLVDSWPLHAYDGQKPGYHAWWGNAALPKFNTENPQVVEYLMRVGEHWARKGIDGWRLDVPNEITTDGFWEEFRQRVRAVNPDLYLVGEIWEDATDWIVRGDRFDGTMNYHFGGRTIAFAAGSRVDARLAAGLPFPVSPALDAPGYGDAINDLLFRYPRHSHLANLNLLGSHDTARVLSVAGGDVDSVILSTLLNFTFPGAPSIYYGDEIGMSGGNDPGSRGTFPWKRTDLWNDRLLRAHRSLASLRSHHRALRHGEYRRLAAKDGSSLYAFAMQDESEQLIIALNVSDTGASATIVDETIGGTFKTLWGSGGIKRTEGKIHLALPPRTGAVWEVSH, from the coding sequence ATGACGACACCCATCGATCGTCCCCCGGCCTGGGTCTCAGATGCCATCTTCTATCAGATCTTCCCGGATAGGTTCGCCTCGTCCGATCGAGTCGAGAAACCGCCCAACCTGGAGACATGGGACGATCCGCCGACGGTCTTCGGCTACAAGGGGGGCGACCTGCCCGGGATAGTCGAGCATCTCGACTACATCGAGGATCTTGGAGTCAACGCCCTCTATCTGAATCCGATCTTCGCCTCCGCCTCCAATCACCGCTACCACACCTGGGATTACTTCCGCGTGGACCCGATGCTCGGAGGAGACGACGCCTTCGACGACCTCCTCGCCGAATGTCACAACCGCGGGATCCGGGTGGTGATCGATGGCGTCTTCAATCACTGCGGCCGGGGGTTTCTCCAGTTCAACGATCTCCTCGAAAACGGTCGGAGCTCGGCATGGATCGACTGGTTTCTCGTCGATTCGTGGCCGCTGCACGCCTACGACGGCCAGAAACCCGGCTACCACGCCTGGTGGGGCAACGCCGCGCTTCCGAAGTTCAACACCGAAAACCCGCAGGTCGTCGAGTACCTGATGAGGGTCGGGGAGCATTGGGCAAGGAAGGGTATCGACGGCTGGCGCCTGGACGTTCCGAACGAGATCACAACTGACGGTTTCTGGGAGGAGTTCCGTCAGAGAGTGCGAGCCGTCAATCCGGACCTCTACCTAGTCGGTGAGATATGGGAGGACGCCACCGACTGGATCGTGCGGGGCGACCGCTTCGACGGAACGATGAACTACCACTTCGGCGGCCGCACTATCGCCTTCGCAGCCGGCAGCCGGGTCGATGCCCGGCTGGCGGCCGGCCTCCCCTTCCCGGTGTCACCTGCACTCGATGCACCCGGCTACGGCGACGCCATCAACGATCTCCTCTTTCGCTATCCACGCCACTCCCACCTCGCCAATCTCAATCTGCTCGGCTCGCACGACACTGCCCGGGTGTTGAGCGTTGCAGGCGGGGACGTCGACTCCGTCATCCTCTCCACTCTGCTCAATTTCACCTTCCCCGGTGCGCCGTCGATCTACTACGGCGACGAGATAGGAATGAGCGGGGGGAATGATCCCGGCTCGCGGGGAACGTTCCCATGGAAGCGCACCGACCTCTGGAACGACCGGCTGTTGAGGGCACATCGCTCGCTGGCGTCACTCCGCAGCCACCACCGTGCACTCCGCCACGGCGAATACCGAAGGCTCGCCGCCAAGGACGGATCCTCGCTGTACGCATTCGCGATGCAGGACGAGAGTGAACAACTCATCATCGCCCTCAACGTATCCGACACGGGAGCCTCGGCCACCATCGTCGACGAGACCATCGGCGGCACCTTCAAGACTCTCTGGGGATCGGGAGGGATCAAACGCACCGAAGGCAAGATACATCTGGCTCTGCCGCCGAGAACCGGCGCCGTGTGGGAGGTGAGCCACTAG
- a CDS encoding ABC transporter permease, with protein MMAADLQPSRLHPRDLGRTATVGLRTRRLRTALSALGIMIGIAAMVGVLGLSESSKSELLAQLDRLGTNLLTVEAGTGIGIGSGELPQEAAAMIAQIGPVETTTVVSAVDDAKVYRTDYIPEGQTGGISVQAVDLNLLDTLAGAVADGRWLDAATGAYPTAVLGAVAAERLGFTEVTGSEQVWLGGRWFTVIGILQEFELAPDLDRAAMVGLQAAADFLDDDGVPTRILVRVDPDQVDAVMGVMAATANPENPEEVEVARPTDALEAKEAADDALTALFLGLGAVALLVGGVGIANVMVISVLERRSEIGLRRALGATKRHVASQFLGEALLLSLFGGLGGVVLGAAVTTAYAVFKGWDALIPPIAIAGGIIAALVIGAVAGLYPAIRAARMSPTEALRTAG; from the coding sequence TTGATGGCTGCCGACCTCCAACCGAGCAGATTACATCCGCGCGACCTCGGCAGAACGGCGACGGTCGGACTGCGGACGCGCCGGTTGAGAACCGCGCTGTCGGCTCTCGGCATCATGATCGGCATTGCCGCGATGGTCGGAGTGCTCGGGTTGTCGGAGTCTTCGAAGTCGGAGTTGCTCGCCCAACTCGACAGGCTGGGCACGAATCTCTTGACCGTGGAAGCCGGTACCGGCATAGGGATCGGGAGCGGTGAACTGCCCCAGGAAGCGGCAGCCATGATCGCCCAGATTGGACCCGTCGAAACAACAACCGTTGTCAGTGCGGTGGACGACGCCAAGGTGTATCGCACGGACTACATACCGGAAGGACAGACCGGGGGGATCTCCGTTCAGGCGGTCGATCTCAACCTGCTGGACACCTTGGCCGGCGCGGTTGCGGACGGCCGGTGGTTGGACGCGGCCACCGGAGCATATCCGACCGCGGTGCTCGGCGCGGTGGCGGCAGAGCGTCTCGGCTTCACGGAAGTGACCGGCTCCGAGCAGGTCTGGCTGGGTGGCCGGTGGTTCACCGTCATCGGCATCCTCCAGGAGTTCGAGCTGGCTCCGGATCTGGATCGGGCCGCCATGGTCGGCCTCCAGGCGGCGGCCGACTTTCTCGACGACGACGGAGTGCCGACCCGTATCCTCGTGCGTGTCGATCCTGACCAGGTAGATGCAGTGATGGGAGTCATGGCTGCAACCGCCAATCCGGAGAATCCCGAAGAGGTCGAGGTGGCCCGCCCCACAGATGCTCTGGAAGCGAAGGAGGCTGCCGACGATGCCCTGACTGCGCTGTTTCTCGGGTTGGGGGCCGTCGCCCTCCTGGTCGGGGGAGTGGGGATTGCGAACGTGATGGTCATCTCGGTGCTCGAGCGGCGTTCCGAGATCGGCCTGCGCCGTGCCCTCGGGGCTACGAAGCGTCACGTTGCGTCGCAGTTCCTCGGTGAGGCCCTCCTGCTGTCGTTGTTCGGCGGGTTGGGCGGGGTGGTTCTCGGAGCGGCGGTCACTACCGCCTATGCAGTATTCAAGGGGTGGGACGCCCTGATTCCGCCGATAGCCATCGCAGGCGGGATCATCGCCGCTCTGGTGATCGGAGCGGTTGCCGGCCTCTACCCGGCGATCAGAGCTGCGCGAATGTCACCTACGGAAGCGTTGCGTACGGCCGGATGA
- a CDS encoding ABC transporter ATP-binding protein produces the protein MASDPVLSLYNVTKEYPTTPVVRALGGVSFSVGQGELVAVVGPSGSGKSTLLHIMGTLDRPTSGEVTVAGHRVSQLSDKDMSSLRAHHIGFVFQQFHLLSGYTALDNVADGLLYTGMRLGARREMAEVALRRAGMGHRLDHVATKLSGGERQRVATARALIGNPSIVLADEPTGNLDSKTSDSIVELIEELNEAGTTIVVITHNREIAGHFPRSVGLRDGLIEYDTSRGEVA, from the coding sequence ATTGCGTCTGACCCGGTCCTCTCGCTGTACAACGTCACCAAGGAGTACCCGACAACCCCCGTTGTGCGGGCTCTGGGCGGCGTCAGCTTCTCGGTCGGCCAGGGTGAACTCGTTGCCGTCGTAGGTCCGTCCGGGTCGGGAAAGTCAACCCTGCTGCACATCATGGGCACCCTGGACCGACCCACCTCGGGCGAGGTCACGGTTGCAGGACACCGCGTGTCGCAACTCTCCGACAAGGACATGTCGTCGCTCCGCGCCCATCACATCGGCTTCGTCTTCCAGCAGTTTCATCTGCTCAGCGGCTACACCGCACTCGACAACGTTGCCGACGGCCTGCTCTACACGGGAATGCGGTTGGGGGCGCGCCGCGAGATGGCGGAAGTAGCGTTGCGCCGGGCGGGCATGGGGCATCGACTCGATCATGTAGCGACCAAGTTGTCCGGAGGTGAGCGGCAGCGCGTGGCAACTGCTCGGGCGCTCATCGGGAACCCGTCGATCGTCCTGGCCGACGAGCCGACCGGCAACCTCGATTCGAAGACTTCCGACTCGATCGTGGAACTCATCGAGGAACTCAACGAGGCCGGCACGACCATTGTGGTGATCACCCACAATCGAGAAATCGCCGGCCACTTCCCCCGCTCGGTCGGTTTGCGCGACGGCCTGATCGAGTACGACACCTCCCGGGGAGAGGTGGCTTGA
- a CDS encoding peptidoglycan-binding protein yields MSDTEATTEPHMPLDEEATANEHAARSPDAAPRRRPWLWLFAGIVVSAAAGAAVLIALDGGGPDSTAAPTSPARLAEAVITDLVQIERYEGTLGTVDGDPVTTQLSGTLTTAAGAGEMVGQGDVLFSIDGEPVILLYGESPAYRDMAAGAETLAVQGRLVGTITAAAEPGAPLAQGDVLYRVDGEPVVVLYGDVPAYRTLFDAPTNLQGEDVEQLEAALVALGYDPDEAVTVDREFTSSTAQMVEAWQEDVGAETDGIVHHGEVIFIPGPAQVRTIAAVGDSTGGGAPVASLITGEPMVGRDVEQLEAALAALGFDPGEVDGTFTDETRAAVSSWQASTGLEQDGVVDLGEVVFLETSVLVSDGLSSVGSRVGPGSPVLAVSSSDKVVRVNLPARDQGVVSVGDDVIVVLPDFSETPGVVVSVATTATVDQGNQAVFEVIVELLDPSVAGSLDEAPVDVDVISDSVEGVLAVPVSALVALSEGGYAVRVDNGGGSSRLVAVDPGFFADGLVEIAGDGLKAGDRVVVP; encoded by the coding sequence ATGAGCGACACGGAAGCCACCACGGAGCCCCACATGCCGCTTGATGAAGAAGCCACGGCGAACGAGCACGCAGCCCGATCGCCGGATGCTGCGCCCCGACGGCGTCCCTGGCTGTGGTTGTTTGCCGGCATCGTCGTGTCGGCCGCCGCGGGGGCCGCTGTCCTCATCGCCCTGGACGGCGGCGGGCCGGACTCAACCGCGGCGCCGACCTCACCGGCGAGGTTGGCGGAGGCCGTCATCACGGACCTCGTGCAGATCGAGAGGTATGAGGGAACCCTCGGGACGGTCGACGGCGATCCGGTGACCACCCAGCTGTCGGGCACCCTGACGACCGCAGCAGGTGCCGGGGAGATGGTTGGGCAGGGCGATGTTCTGTTCAGCATCGATGGTGAACCGGTGATCCTCCTCTACGGCGAGTCTCCTGCCTACCGGGACATGGCCGCCGGGGCGGAAACGCTCGCCGTCCAGGGCAGGCTGGTGGGAACCATCACCGCCGCTGCAGAACCCGGTGCCCCTCTCGCCCAAGGGGATGTGCTCTATCGCGTCGACGGAGAGCCCGTCGTCGTCCTGTACGGTGACGTGCCGGCGTACCGGACCCTCTTCGATGCCCCGACCAACCTCCAAGGCGAAGACGTCGAGCAACTCGAGGCGGCCCTGGTGGCGCTCGGCTACGACCCTGATGAGGCGGTGACCGTCGACCGGGAGTTCACATCGAGCACCGCGCAGATGGTCGAGGCCTGGCAAGAGGACGTCGGGGCAGAGACGGACGGCATCGTCCACCACGGCGAGGTGATCTTCATCCCGGGTCCGGCTCAGGTACGCACCATCGCCGCCGTGGGCGATTCGACCGGCGGTGGCGCTCCGGTGGCGTCTCTGATCACCGGTGAGCCGATGGTCGGCCGGGACGTCGAGCAACTCGAAGCCGCTCTTGCCGCCCTCGGGTTCGATCCCGGCGAGGTAGACGGCACGTTCACCGACGAGACGCGTGCCGCAGTCTCTTCGTGGCAGGCGTCAACCGGCCTCGAGCAAGACGGCGTCGTGGACCTCGGCGAGGTCGTCTTCCTGGAGACGTCGGTTCTGGTGAGTGACGGGCTCTCCTCGGTGGGGAGCCGCGTCGGCCCCGGCAGCCCGGTGCTGGCGGTCTCATCATCCGACAAGGTGGTCCGCGTAAACCTACCGGCACGCGACCAGGGCGTCGTGTCGGTGGGTGATGATGTGATTGTCGTCCTCCCGGATTTCTCCGAGACGCCCGGCGTGGTGGTTTCGGTTGCCACGACCGCGACGGTGGATCAGGGAAACCAGGCAGTGTTCGAAGTGATCGTCGAACTGCTCGACCCGTCGGTTGCAGGCTCCCTGGACGAGGCCCCGGTCGACGTAGATGTGATCTCCGATTCGGTCGAGGGTGTCCTGGCGGTTCCCGTGTCGGCACTCGTCGCGTTGAGCGAGGGAGGCTACGCGGTCAGGGTCGACAACGGCGGGGGGAGTTCCCGTTTGGTTGCAGTAGATCCCGGTTTCTTCGCCGACGGACTGGTTGAGATAGCCGGCGATGGCCTGAAGGCCGGTGATCGAGTTGTTGTGCCGTGA
- a CDS encoding (Fe-S)-binding protein, translated as MEPRRRPTSTRILLLLAFAAFPATLLFWWLGTLPGDHVPEIGREVFGNVPGAFQAAFYVGIGAFLSLTLYLFAERSRSWARGGSENRTGRWGERLKNLTAGLSMQTLLRDRAAGLMHALIYYGFVLLFLGTVILEIDHLLPEGLKFLSGSFYKGYSAVLDAASVALIVGVFWAVARRYGRAPWRLRSKTKAEDAWILTVLGLIGVTGVLTEAARIAVDGRPDFEVWSFIGYPLSSLFPEAAAAGWHQFFWIAHVATFVWFLVILPTTKLRHMLTSPANMFMGPRDRPKGAMKELPNLMEATDIESIGASVITDLTWKQIFDTDACTVCGRCTSVCPANTTGKPLDPREMVLKVGEVAASTAPARISTPVSMDTEISIGADNLFERVTSDELWSCTTCRACDEICPVNIEILDKILDMRRYKALMEADFPVELGKAFVALENQGNPWGLSQQKRMDWAGSLDFEVKVLGEEGVDSAEYLYWVGCAGSFDDRNVEVTKATARLLHEAGIDFAVLGPKESCTGDPARRSGNEYLYQQLALSNIETLNDLGVEKVITQCPHCFNSLANDYPQLGGDYQVVHHSQLLMELVGNGSLDTTASTGKRPEITFHDPCYLGRHNDVYVAPREVVAATGASLVEMERNGTNAMCCGAGGARFWMEEQTGKKVNVERAEQAIATGAAEVAVGCPYCYVMIDDGVKELGSEVRVRDISMILSESVFKRP; from the coding sequence ATGGAGCCTCGCCGACGCCCGACTTCGACCCGGATCCTCCTCCTTCTGGCGTTCGCGGCTTTTCCTGCCACGTTGCTCTTCTGGTGGCTGGGCACTCTTCCCGGCGATCATGTTCCCGAGATCGGACGCGAGGTATTCGGCAACGTTCCGGGTGCCTTCCAGGCGGCCTTCTATGTCGGTATCGGTGCGTTTCTATCTCTGACCCTCTATCTGTTTGCAGAACGCTCGCGTAGCTGGGCGCGCGGCGGTTCCGAGAACCGTACGGGTCGATGGGGGGAGCGACTGAAGAACCTGACGGCGGGCCTGTCCATGCAGACGCTGCTTCGAGATCGGGCGGCCGGGTTGATGCATGCCTTGATCTACTACGGATTCGTGCTCCTGTTCCTCGGCACCGTGATCCTCGAGATCGATCACCTCTTGCCGGAAGGCCTGAAGTTCCTGAGCGGCAGCTTCTACAAGGGCTATTCGGCGGTCCTCGACGCAGCATCCGTCGCGCTCATAGTCGGAGTCTTCTGGGCTGTTGCACGGCGATACGGCCGGGCACCCTGGCGACTACGGTCCAAGACCAAGGCCGAGGACGCCTGGATCCTCACCGTGCTCGGGCTGATCGGAGTGACCGGTGTGTTGACAGAGGCGGCCCGCATCGCGGTCGACGGAAGACCGGACTTCGAAGTGTGGTCTTTCATCGGCTATCCCCTCAGCTCGTTGTTTCCAGAAGCGGCGGCCGCCGGCTGGCACCAGTTCTTCTGGATTGCGCATGTAGCCACCTTCGTGTGGTTCCTGGTGATCCTCCCGACCACCAAGCTGCGTCACATGTTGACCTCACCGGCCAACATGTTCATGGGGCCCCGGGATCGGCCGAAGGGGGCGATGAAAGAGCTCCCCAATCTCATGGAAGCCACCGACATCGAATCCATCGGTGCGTCGGTGATCACGGATCTCACCTGGAAGCAGATCTTCGACACCGACGCCTGCACCGTGTGCGGTCGGTGTACCAGCGTTTGCCCGGCCAACACGACCGGGAAGCCGCTCGATCCCCGCGAGATGGTGCTGAAGGTCGGCGAAGTGGCTGCTTCTACAGCCCCGGCCCGGATATCCACTCCCGTGTCGATGGACACCGAGATCAGTATCGGCGCCGACAATCTGTTCGAGCGGGTCACGTCGGATGAGCTGTGGTCGTGCACCACTTGTCGAGCATGTGACGAGATCTGCCCGGTCAATATCGAGATCCTCGACAAGATTCTCGATATGCGCAGGTACAAGGCGCTGATGGAAGCCGACTTCCCGGTCGAGCTGGGCAAAGCCTTCGTTGCTCTCGAGAACCAGGGCAATCCCTGGGGGCTCAGCCAGCAGAAGCGCATGGACTGGGCCGGGTCTCTCGATTTTGAGGTGAAAGTCCTCGGTGAGGAAGGTGTCGATTCGGCCGAGTACCTCTACTGGGTGGGTTGCGCAGGATCTTTCGACGATCGCAACGTGGAGGTCACCAAGGCAACGGCCCGGCTCTTGCACGAGGCCGGCATCGACTTCGCCGTGCTCGGCCCGAAAGAATCCTGCACCGGTGATCCTGCTCGCCGGTCCGGCAACGAGTACCTGTATCAGCAACTCGCCCTTTCGAATATCGAAACCCTCAACGATCTCGGTGTCGAGAAGGTCATCACTCAGTGTCCCCATTGCTTCAACTCTCTAGCCAACGACTACCCGCAGCTGGGGGGCGACTACCAGGTGGTCCATCACAGCCAGCTTCTCATGGAGTTGGTGGGAAACGGGTCGCTGGATACGACCGCCTCAACCGGCAAGAGGCCCGAGATCACGTTCCATGACCCTTGTTATCTGGGACGCCACAACGACGTCTACGTCGCTCCGCGCGAAGTCGTTGCAGCCACCGGCGCTTCGCTCGTGGAGATGGAGCGGAACGGCACCAATGCAATGTGCTGCGGAGCCGGCGGGGCTCGGTTCTGGATGGAAGAGCAGACCGGGAAGAAAGTCAACGTCGAACGCGCAGAGCAGGCCATTGCCACCGGGGCGGCGGAGGTGGCGGTCGGGTGTCCATATTGCTACGTCATGATCGACGACGGTGTCAAGGAACTCGGCTCCGAGGTGCGGGTGCGAGATATTTCGATGATCCTGTCCGAGTCGGTTTTCAAGCGTCCCTGA
- a CDS encoding PspA/IM30 family protein → MFKRLWGYIKALFRRTVEGAMDPEVEIEQAIQEARRQDQVLRNQAAKVIAHRTQLEAKIEQAADTVGEAREMAKKALLRADEAKNQGDIEGLNKWTQAAQSIALKLQAGENNLNGLKDQYEISVNQAEDAKRTVQQNAMRLQELAAKRMELVGQLQQAKMQEAVNSAVESISASMEHEAPSLDKVQDKIQARLSEAKARSELRESTPEGTEAELRDAISLAQADTKLEELKAELGLTE, encoded by the coding sequence ATGTTCAAACGCTTGTGGGGCTACATCAAAGCGCTGTTCCGGCGGACGGTCGAAGGAGCAATGGACCCTGAGGTTGAGATCGAACAGGCGATCCAAGAGGCTCGCAGGCAGGACCAGGTCCTTCGTAACCAGGCTGCCAAAGTGATTGCTCATCGAACCCAACTGGAAGCCAAGATCGAACAGGCCGCCGACACCGTCGGCGAAGCTCGCGAGATGGCCAAGAAAGCCCTGCTTCGTGCCGACGAAGCAAAGAATCAGGGCGACATCGAGGGGCTCAACAAGTGGACCCAGGCGGCACAGAGCATTGCCCTCAAGCTTCAGGCAGGGGAGAACAACCTCAACGGGCTGAAAGACCAGTACGAGATCTCGGTGAACCAGGCCGAGGACGCCAAACGGACCGTGCAGCAGAATGCCATGCGGCTCCAGGAACTGGCTGCCAAGCGAATGGAGCTCGTCGGGCAACTTCAGCAGGCAAAGATGCAGGAAGCCGTCAACTCGGCCGTCGAGTCGATCTCAGCTTCGATGGAACACGAAGCTCCCAGCCTCGACAAGGTTCAGGACAAGATTCAGGCGAGGTTGTCCGAAGCCAAGGCACGTTCGGAGCTGCGTGAATCCACGCCCGAAGGGACCGAGGCGGAGTTGCGCGATGCGATCTCGCTGGCACAGGCGGATACGAAGCTCGAAGAGCTGAAGGCAGAGCTCGGGCTCACCGAGTAG
- a CDS encoding DUF6676 family protein — translation MRRFLILVLLAMSMVSAMPALAADPDAILVELQFRNYAAEEGTTVDINGLEKLVADVDAVERRLYFVVLRSDPSGGNDLFAGRLIGEQLDGTVVVISPNEIGASSSVHDAAAVADAVDAAFDDFLERDDIGAFEAFAGRLPDSNRSATDSTGGGGSAPFLAFMLVVVGGIVFVIWRNSRRDRQIVEGRLDEAKEELKTQIDVIANEILDLSDRVTVAENEGALAYFREASDTYSEVSKAAETAVDLGALEELSDRLDRARWQLEAAEALIEDRDVPAEPEDRPAHCFFDPAHRAGVEEAEIRTAAGSKMVGVCRDCAAKLRNGETPTPRSINVGGRPIPAPRAPRSYGGGGLDWLSTFSVLLGGRDMGASYDFGRSSGLRRRSRGSAGSALGRLGSRSRSAPRSAPRATGGTRSKPSSRQASAPKVKGRARRRR, via the coding sequence ATGCGCCGATTCCTGATACTCGTTCTTCTTGCGATGTCGATGGTCTCGGCGATGCCGGCCCTTGCCGCCGACCCGGACGCCATTCTCGTTGAGCTCCAGTTCCGGAATTACGCGGCGGAGGAGGGGACAACCGTCGACATCAACGGACTCGAGAAACTGGTAGCCGATGTCGACGCTGTGGAGCGCCGGCTCTACTTTGTCGTCCTGAGGTCCGACCCATCGGGCGGCAACGACCTCTTCGCCGGACGGCTGATTGGTGAGCAACTCGACGGAACGGTGGTGGTGATCTCACCGAATGAGATAGGTGCGTCGTCCAGCGTCCATGACGCCGCCGCCGTTGCCGACGCTGTCGATGCCGCCTTCGACGACTTCCTGGAGCGGGATGACATCGGTGCTTTCGAGGCATTCGCCGGCAGGCTGCCGGATTCGAACCGGTCGGCGACCGACTCAACCGGCGGCGGTGGGAGTGCGCCGTTCCTTGCGTTCATGCTGGTTGTAGTCGGGGGCATCGTGTTCGTGATCTGGCGCAACTCCCGGCGCGACAGGCAGATCGTCGAAGGCCGCCTGGACGAGGCGAAGGAAGAGCTCAAAACCCAGATAGACGTGATCGCCAACGAGATACTCGATCTGTCCGACCGGGTGACCGTTGCCGAGAACGAAGGAGCTCTGGCCTATTTCCGGGAGGCCAGCGACACCTACTCGGAAGTGTCGAAAGCGGCCGAGACGGCAGTCGACCTGGGCGCGCTCGAAGAGCTTTCCGATCGTCTCGACCGTGCCCGATGGCAACTCGAGGCTGCCGAAGCGCTGATCGAGGATAGAGACGTTCCGGCGGAGCCGGAGGATCGACCTGCCCATTGCTTCTTCGATCCGGCCCACCGCGCCGGGGTCGAAGAAGCCGAGATTCGCACCGCAGCAGGTTCGAAGATGGTCGGCGTATGCAGAGACTGTGCCGCAAAGCTGCGCAACGGCGAGACACCGACACCCCGATCGATCAACGTCGGGGGACGGCCCATCCCTGCTCCACGGGCTCCGAGATCGTACGGCGGCGGTGGCCTCGACTGGCTCAGCACGTTCTCGGTACTGCTCGGAGGTCGGGACATGGGCGCCTCATACGACTTCGGACGCTCGAGCGGCCTCCGCCGTCGCAGCCGGGGCAGCGCGGGATCGGCCCTGGGCCGGCTCGGATCCCGGAGTCGCAGTGCGCCGCGCTCGGCTCCCCGCGCGACCGGTGGGACCCGATCGAAGCCCTCGAGCCGGCAGGCGTCGGCACCGAAGGTGAAGGGAAGGGCGCGCCGCCGCCGCTAG